Part of the Carassius auratus strain Wakin chromosome 8, ASM336829v1, whole genome shotgun sequence genome is shown below.
GTTTCTCCAAGCATTTAAGAGTCTCTGCAAATGTGCTGAAGCAGATTCCTCTACACACTAAAACATCGGTAAGCATCACAACAGCTACAGCTAACTTAATGCTTTTAGTCTTTGACAAACTTTTACAATCTCACAAACTGCTCCAGGTACCTAAAAGAGATGTGTTGTCAGATTATAGCTTCTCTTTCACTCAAGAATATCCCCGATAGGTTTGAAACagcattttaaacaaaagcaaaacactttatactaactttcattttgaaaacaaacattaaatagaCTTAACAGATCATAGTTAATGCACAttaatttatatgaatgtatcaaCTCAGGAATTAAtagtaaatattacaattatttacaaagaaaaatattaaatgtatttttattaaatacatttcagccaatcagtccaaaatgctttaaaaaaacaaaacaaatacaggcAGGTAACACTACTGTAAGGTTGTatgaattaaaatacagtaatttattGTTTGCTCATGTTAGTTtacaatgcattaactaatgttaaacattttaataatgcatgtagaaatattgttaatttttagctcatgttaactaaagtagttaattGATGTTTACCACTGAACcttattctaaaatgttaccaacaggcatatataaaaaattatgtaatgtttaaCAAATCAGTAGTGAATGCACATTCAGATATGAATACTGAACGATTCAGAACTATTTCAAAGCACTGTGATGATCTGTTAAGCACTGCATAATGTTTGTGTTACTATTgttgaaagttattataaaacgTCCACATTTCAGAAATGCATAAGCTATCCACAAAACTTTCGCgttaaataaaaacatggatCCAATCAGTAGTCCACgagatgctttaaaaaaaagaagaacctAAACATCTGCAGGTGCAACACTCAAGAACGCACAAACTTGTGTAAACGAGTCCAAACAGCGTCTAAACGTAATTCCTCTTGTCATAGTCCCCGTTGGATGTTGCTCTTTTGGTGGGCGCGTATTTGGCCGAGTAGCCTGTGTTTTCAGAGGACGGACACGAGCAGCAGAGCATGCCTCCCCCGAGCAGAAGCATCGCGGTGGCCGCCCAGCCGATGTAGAGCGCCGAGCCGATCTCCCGCTTCTGGGACGCCATAACCTGAGGGTTGTAGAAGTCGGAGATGATGTTGTTGGCCATCCAGCACAGGGGCACGAGCACGAATATGCCACTGATGATGTAGATGACGCCTCCGACGTTCACCACGCGCGCCTTGACGCTATCCGTCTTGATGCAGTTGGTGCACTGCGCGCCGGCGATCACCACCATCAGCCCCACGACGCACAAGACGGACGAGACGACCGTGAGCGCGCGCGCGGCTTGGAGGTCGTGGCTGAGCGCGAGCATGGAGTCGTGCACCTTGCACTGCATCTGACCGGTGCTCTGCACGGCGCACGACATCCACAGGCCTTCCCAGATGGTCTGCGCCACCACGATGTTGGCTTCGACGAAGGCGGTCACCTTCCAGGCGGGCAGCCCGCAGGCGGTCATCTCCAAGAGCGTGCCGAAGACGCACAGAGTCAGACCCAGGAGCTCCAGAGCCGCGGAGGCCATCTCTTTTATTCCTCAGATAGATCTGCGCACCTGTTGAGGGATGTTTAGAAAGACTGCGTTCCTCTCCAGAGTCTTCAGCCTTAGGTTTTCCTTTCTTCTAACCAAAGTGGACTCCTTTTCAGAActcgttttctttcttttttttttttttgtcttgcgtCTCCAAATGTTTCtattcaatgttttttcttcttcttctctttatcTTTCTCGCTCTTAAATCGATCAAAAAACTGAAGTGCCTTGATCAGGTGGACAGCATCTCTTCTCTGCGTCTCTTCTGCGCTTTGACTAACGGACTTTTCTGGACAGAGAATAAGTGGAGTGGAATAATAGCAGCACGCCTAgaggaggggtgtgtgtgtgtgtgtttaggactGAAGTAAAACTTTTATCCAATCGCAGGACGGAGCATCTGTTGCTCGCCAATGATCATGCGGAGAAGCTGTGCGTTTGAGTTTGAGGGCTTTATCAATGAATAAAACAGGTTTACTTGTTAAGGATTTATTTTGAAACTCTTCAAGGACTCTCAAATCGGAAAATCGGAAAGCAACCAGAACTATGGATATGCTCAAATAACTAACCTCCTTctttatattgtgaatatttatGTATAGCCTACGcttcttgttactttttttttaaattataaatgtcgTGTTTGTAATTTTCTGTAATATTTAGAATGTTAAATGTTCAgcatatacaataaaaaacattttttgctttaatttcttataaaaacaaCTATACAAAATACTATACAAATATAATGCCACTATGTAGGCTATACGTTAAGTCAGCAcctaaacaaatacaaacataatataaaactacatttattataaacaaaactttaaaatcgctcataaataacacacacacacacacacacacacacacacacacacacacacacacacacacacatatatatatatatatatatatatatatatatatatatatatatatataaatatatattgtcacAAGTCTTCAAGCGTGTTTAGACATGTTCGCTGAAAGCACTGGAAACTGTGACCTACTGCCGCCATCTTGGCTCGAAATCTCCTCTCTTTCGCCGCTCCCTCGCATTGCTATTTGAGCCTTAATGGTTTCCGTTGCGCCGGGATCTCGTAGGCATTATGGGATAAGGGCGAAATTGTAGCGGTTTCCGGATTCCCTGGATTGGCCTGCTGGGAAGAAAGAAAACAAGGGTGGTGGGAAAAAAAACTCCAGGTTTTTGAGTTTTATCACGCGTTTATACCAGGTAAGGGCTTCTAGCGGAAGAAAAGTTAGTTAAAGTTTCTTCGCGTTTGTATCCGGAAGTGATGAATCACTTTGTATCAACTGTTGTGTGACTCAAGTAACTGTTGTATGTCAAAGTTGATACAAAGTTGCACTAAGAAggaatttgattaaataatacaGCTGTATCACTCGACAGCCTTCTTGGTTTCTCAGTTTGAAACTGTAAGATAACACACATGTTTTGTTTTATCGCGGGAGTGTCAGTTTTAGATGTGCTACGTGCACTGAATGAAGAACGTTAACTCAAGCAGGGTGTGGAAGAAGAGGAGGTGTTTTCACTTAAAAACGAGGTGCTATAAAAATGTATACCCAAGGTTATCtgttgtttcatttataaattacattgGAA
Proteins encoded:
- the cldn5a gene encoding claudin 5a, coding for MASAALELLGLTLCVFGTLLEMTACGLPAWKVTAFVEANIVVAQTIWEGLWMSCAVQSTGQMQCKVHDSMLALSHDLQAARALTVVSSVLCVVGLMVVIAGAQCTNCIKTDSVKARVVNVGGVIYIISGIFVLVPLCWMANNIISDFYNPQVMASQKREIGSALYIGWAATAMLLLGGGMLCCSCPSSENTGYSAKYAPTKRATSNGDYDKRNYV